In Methylovirgula sp., a single genomic region encodes these proteins:
- a CDS encoding TetR/AcrR family transcriptional regulator produces MALGRPRAFDADEALGKALKVFQRKGYEGSSIADLTEAMGINPPSLYAAFGSKEELFRRAVDRYVGIREDFSHEALNAPTAREVVERLLRGTADQLTDPQSPPGCLLVQGALSCGDAAEPVKKELCFRRVAEEVALRHRLERALEDGDLPKRLDVAGLARYIATVSQGMAVQAAGTATRADLHTVVNAVMQTWPS; encoded by the coding sequence GTGGCATTAGGACGTCCTAGGGCTTTTGATGCCGACGAAGCGCTCGGGAAGGCACTCAAGGTCTTCCAGCGCAAGGGTTATGAGGGTTCGTCGATTGCGGACCTCACCGAGGCTATGGGCATCAATCCGCCAAGCCTCTACGCAGCTTTCGGCAGCAAGGAAGAGTTGTTCCGTCGCGCGGTCGACCGTTATGTGGGCATTCGCGAAGACTTTTCGCATGAAGCCCTGAATGCGCCGACGGCGCGCGAGGTCGTCGAGCGCTTATTGCGCGGGACCGCCGACCAGCTCACCGATCCGCAAAGCCCCCCCGGCTGTCTGCTTGTGCAGGGCGCCCTCTCCTGCGGCGACGCGGCCGAGCCCGTAAAAAAAGAGCTTTGCTTCCGTCGCGTGGCTGAGGAAGTCGCGCTGCGTCATAGACTCGAGCGGGCGCTGGAGGACGGCGATTTGCCGAAACGCTTGGATGTCGCCGGATTGGCGCGTTACATCGCCACCGTGAGCCAGGGCATGGCGGTGCAAGCCGCGGGCACCGCGACGCGCGCCGACTTGCACACTGTCGTCAATGCGGTGATGCAAACCTGGCCGAGCTAG
- a CDS encoding efflux RND transporter periplasmic adaptor subunit, with protein MSKPEPAEDFRIAQQHAPKARGGLRSAGWIALIVMVGGLSFGVGHHISTDSIAEAATDSRLSMVPSVRIVTAHQLKGGIALDLPGSIESFETSTILARASGYISQRFADIGTQVKKGDVLAIIHSPELDQQVSQAQAALLQAKANLDLAHATAARSGALVGRGWVTGQQYDQDRLTEAARVADVHAAQASLAAITQKRSYLTVIAPFAGVVTARNVEVGDLVSADTTSAQPMFSVARTDKVRVQVYVPQDMAEGLKNGVSASISVPEMPGRTFTAVVARTAQALDATSRTLLAEVDIDNPQNVLTIGTYVRVHFDLVSAKPHVRLDANALIYDADGLRVAVVKKGHVQLVPVKIVRDYGAEVEIGQGLTGGETVILNPPVALRDGGAVHVAAN; from the coding sequence ATGTCTAAGCCCGAGCCCGCCGAAGATTTCAGAATCGCGCAACAACACGCGCCGAAGGCACGCGGCGGATTGCGTTCGGCCGGCTGGATCGCCCTGATCGTCATGGTCGGCGGTCTCAGCTTTGGTGTGGGGCACCACATCTCGACGGACTCGATCGCTGAAGCCGCGACGGATTCACGTCTCTCTATGGTTCCGAGCGTGCGAATTGTGACGGCGCATCAATTGAAGGGCGGCATCGCGCTCGACTTGCCGGGGAGCATTGAATCTTTCGAGACGTCGACGATTCTCGCACGCGCCTCAGGCTATATTTCGCAACGCTTCGCCGATATCGGGACGCAGGTAAAGAAGGGCGATGTGCTCGCGATCATCCACTCACCTGAGCTTGATCAGCAAGTGAGCCAGGCACAGGCGGCGTTACTGCAAGCCAAGGCCAACCTCGATCTCGCGCATGCGACGGCGGCGCGCTCCGGCGCTCTCGTCGGTCGCGGATGGGTCACAGGCCAGCAATATGACCAGGATCGTTTGACGGAAGCGGCCCGCGTTGCCGATGTCCACGCCGCGCAAGCCTCGCTCGCGGCGATCACTCAAAAGCGCAGCTATCTGACGGTCATCGCGCCGTTCGCGGGCGTCGTCACCGCCCGCAATGTCGAGGTCGGTGATCTTGTCAGTGCCGATACGACCTCGGCACAGCCGATGTTCAGCGTCGCGCGAACCGACAAGGTGCGCGTGCAAGTTTATGTCCCGCAGGACATGGCCGAGGGCCTGAAAAACGGCGTCTCCGCGTCGATCTCGGTGCCCGAGATGCCGGGCCGCACATTTACCGCTGTCGTCGCGCGAACCGCGCAGGCGCTGGACGCGACATCGCGAACCCTGCTCGCCGAAGTCGATATCGACAACCCGCAGAATGTCCTGACGATCGGCACTTATGTGCGGGTTCACTTCGATCTTGTCTCGGCGAAGCCGCATGTTCGTCTCGACGCGAATGCGTTGATCTATGATGCCGATGGCCTGCGTGTCGCCGTGGTCAAGAAAGGTCACGTCCAGCTTGTTCCGGTGAAGATCGTTCGCGACTACGGCGCCGAGGTCGAAATCGGCCAGGGCCTGACTGGCGGCGAAACCGTGATCCTCAACCCACCGGTGGCGCTCCGGGACGGCGGCGCGGTTCATGTCGCGGCGAATTGA
- a CDS encoding efflux RND transporter permease subunit: protein MNIVRLALHRPYTFLVLGIAILLLGLSAILRTPTDIFPNINIPVVTVVWYYDGLNNNETEKRITTYSEFSISFFVNDIRTIESQTIPGLVVEKIYFQPDVNVDLAMSQVVSATNSIRAFLPPGAQPPIIMQYSASTVPVLQLALSSDRLSESELYDYGVYRIRQQLAPIPGTMLPPPYGGRIRQVMVDIDPAALAAKGITPLDVSNAINAQNLSLPMGDVKFGDKDYDVRINSLADAVSILDDVPIKKVNGALIRIKDVAEVRDGYAIQQNIVRSEGRRSVLLSILKAGNASTLDVVDRVKNDVLPVSRAAAPPGMKIEELFDQSIFVRSAITGVAVEATIAALLTSAMILLFLSSWRSTLIVAVSIPLSILSSIAILSAIGETLNIMTLGGLALAVGILVDDATVTIENIHRLRQLGEKLPEATLHGAAGIALPTLVSTLAISAVFVSVEFLVGPSKFLFTPMALAVVFAMLASYILSRTLVPIMAGLLLSGEHHGDEAHDDGRQPSIFTRFSRGFEARFERLRDNYSVTLEKLIESNWKVPVAAVAVLAIGAVLYTQIGRDFFPAVDAGEFKLHVRAPSGTRIETTEHIFENVENVIRRVIPDSERELLIDDIGVPFRYALPFDDGTTVGGNDGQILVSLKEGHKPTAAYIKKLRDVLAREFPDMIFYFQPGDIVTQILNFGLPAPIDVRVVGYDKGNNLRIVQAMLDEIKHVVGVADAHLHQIVDAPELTVAIDRQRAQDLGLDMQSVADNVMVSVASSNTVTPNFWVDPNTGIQYPVAVQVPQYKLASLSDVSGTLVGTRGGSVAGTVPTLLGNVAAFGRDAAQTVTSHSNIQPTFDIYANVEGRDLGRIATDIDAIVAKYRAQLSPGNQIVVEGQIESMQSAFVHMGIGLLVAAVVVYLLMAVNFQSFVDPFVVVLGLPGAMVGIMFMLFATGTSLSVPSLMGAIMSVGVASANSILLVTFAKEQRAFGLSASDAAVMAGRTRLRPIMMTALAMIVGMIPMALGLGDGGEQNAPLGRAVIGGLMFGTVATLFLVPWLYSRLRKREGRLMEDFANV, encoded by the coding sequence ATGAACATCGTCCGCCTGGCCCTGCATCGCCCGTACACGTTCCTTGTCCTGGGCATTGCGATCCTGCTTCTCGGCCTCTCGGCCATTCTGCGGACGCCGACCGATATTTTTCCGAACATCAACATCCCGGTCGTGACGGTCGTCTGGTACTACGACGGCCTGAACAATAACGAGACCGAAAAGCGGATCACGACCTATTCGGAATTCTCGATCAGCTTCTTCGTCAACGACATCCGCACGATCGAGAGCCAGACGATTCCCGGCCTCGTCGTCGAGAAGATCTATTTCCAGCCGGATGTGAATGTCGATCTGGCGATGAGCCAGGTCGTCTCGGCGACGAATTCGATCCGCGCCTTTCTGCCCCCCGGCGCTCAGCCGCCGATCATCATGCAATATAGCGCCTCGACCGTGCCCGTCTTGCAATTGGCGCTGAGTTCCGACCGGCTCTCGGAATCCGAGCTTTACGATTACGGCGTCTATCGCATCCGCCAACAGCTTGCGCCAATCCCCGGCACGATGCTGCCGCCGCCCTATGGCGGGCGCATCCGCCAGGTGATGGTCGATATCGACCCCGCCGCGCTGGCGGCCAAGGGCATCACGCCGTTGGACGTCTCCAACGCGATCAATGCGCAGAATCTCTCGTTGCCGATGGGCGACGTGAAATTCGGGGACAAGGATTACGATGTCCGCATCAACAGTCTCGCCGACGCCGTTTCCATTCTTGATGACGTGCCGATCAAGAAGGTCAATGGCGCGCTGATCCGCATCAAGGATGTGGCTGAGGTCCGCGACGGCTATGCCATCCAGCAGAATATCGTGCGTAGCGAAGGCCGCCGCTCCGTTCTTCTCTCCATCCTGAAAGCCGGTAATGCCTCGACGCTCGACGTCGTCGACCGGGTGAAGAATGACGTTCTGCCGGTCAGCCGCGCCGCCGCGCCGCCCGGCATGAAGATCGAGGAATTGTTCGATCAATCGATTTTCGTGCGCTCGGCGATCACCGGTGTTGCCGTCGAGGCAACGATCGCTGCGCTCCTCACTTCGGCGATGATTCTGCTGTTTCTCTCGAGCTGGCGCTCGACGCTCATTGTCGCCGTCTCGATTCCTCTTTCGATCCTGTCATCGATTGCCATTCTCTCGGCCATTGGCGAGACGCTGAACATCATGACGCTCGGCGGTCTTGCTCTTGCCGTCGGCATTCTCGTTGACGATGCGACGGTGACGATCGAGAACATTCACCGGCTGCGCCAGCTTGGCGAAAAGCTGCCGGAGGCGACGCTGCATGGCGCCGCAGGTATCGCGCTGCCGACCCTTGTTTCGACGCTGGCGATCTCGGCCGTTTTTGTGTCGGTCGAATTTCTCGTCGGCCCGTCCAAATTCCTCTTCACGCCCATGGCGCTCGCGGTCGTCTTCGCGATGCTTGCCTCGTACATCCTGTCGCGAACGCTCGTGCCGATCATGGCCGGCTTGCTGCTGTCTGGCGAACATCATGGCGACGAAGCGCATGACGATGGCCGCCAGCCCTCGATTTTCACCCGCTTTTCGCGTGGCTTCGAAGCTCGTTTCGAGCGGCTGCGCGACAATTATTCGGTGACGTTGGAAAAGCTGATCGAAAGCAACTGGAAGGTTCCGGTGGCCGCCGTGGCTGTCTTAGCGATCGGCGCTGTCCTGTACACGCAGATCGGGCGCGATTTCTTCCCGGCGGTCGACGCCGGCGAATTCAAGCTTCACGTTCGTGCGCCGTCCGGCACGCGCATCGAGACGACCGAACATATTTTCGAGAATGTCGAGAACGTCATTCGCCGTGTCATTCCGGATTCCGAGCGCGAACTCCTCATTGACGATATTGGCGTGCCGTTTCGCTACGCCCTACCCTTCGATGACGGCACCACCGTCGGCGGCAACGACGGCCAGATCCTTGTCTCGTTGAAAGAGGGCCACAAGCCGACCGCGGCCTATATCAAAAAGCTGCGCGACGTGCTTGCGCGGGAATTTCCGGATATGATCTTTTATTTCCAGCCCGGTGATATCGTCACGCAGATTTTGAATTTCGGCCTGCCCGCGCCGATCGACGTCCGCGTTGTCGGCTATGACAAGGGGAACAATCTGCGCATCGTCCAGGCGATGCTAGATGAGATCAAACATGTCGTGGGCGTGGCGGACGCGCATCTGCACCAGATCGTCGATGCGCCGGAATTGACCGTCGCGATCGACCGCCAGCGTGCCCAGGACCTTGGCCTCGATATGCAGAGCGTCGCCGATAACGTCATGGTTTCCGTGGCGTCGAGCAACACAGTGACGCCGAACTTCTGGGTCGATCCGAATACCGGCATTCAATATCCGGTGGCCGTGCAGGTGCCGCAATATAAGCTCGCATCGCTTAGCGATGTCAGCGGTACGCTCGTTGGTACACGCGGCGGATCAGTGGCGGGCACTGTTCCGACACTTCTGGGTAATGTCGCGGCCTTCGGGCGCGACGCGGCGCAGACCGTCACGAGCCATTCCAATATTCAACCGACCTTCGACATTTACGCCAATGTCGAAGGTCGCGATCTCGGCCGCATTGCGACGGATATCGACGCCATCGTTGCCAAATATCGCGCGCAGCTTAGCCCAGGCAATCAGATCGTCGTCGAAGGGCAGATCGAGAGCATGCAATCTGCCTTCGTCCACATGGGCATTGGGCTCCTTGTCGCGGCAGTCGTCGTCTATCTGCTGATGGCGGTGAATTTCCAGTCGTTTGTCGATCCATTCGTCGTCGTGCTTGGTCTGCCGGGCGCGATGGTCGGCATCATGTTCATGCTGTTCGCGACCGGCACCAGTCTGAGCGTGCCAAGCTTGATGGGTGCGATCATGAGCGTCGGCGTCGCATCGGCCAATTCCATCCTGCTTGTCACCTTTGCCAAAGAGCAGCGCGCTTTCGGGCTTTCGGCCAGCGACGCGGCCGTCATGGCTGGCCGTACGCGGCTGCGGCCGATCATGATGACCGCGCTCGCCATGATCGTCGGCATGATTCCGATGGCGCTCGGTCTCGGTGACGGCGGCGAACAGAACGCGCCGCTCGGCCGCGCCGTGATCGGCGGCCTGATGTTCGGCACGGTTGCGACGCTCTTTCTTGTTCCCTGGCTTTATAGCCGCCTGCGCAAGCGCGAAGGCCGGCTGATGGAGGATTTTGCCAATGTCTAA